gtctggccattctcctctgacctctggcaccaacatggcattttctcccagagaagtgccattcactggatattttctccagTTTGGAcagttgtgcaggaaaatcccagtagatcagcagtttctgaaatacttaaatcatctttcttcctcattctgatgtttggtttgaacttcagcaaagTCATCTTGaccgtgtctacatgcctaaatgcccTGAGTTGCCGCCGTGTGACTGACTGATTAGATACTTGCATTAACGAACAGTGTACATAATGAAGCAGCTGCTGAGTGCTGGGGAAAGCATATGCATTCATTCAACGTCCGTAGATGTTTCAAAGCAAGAAAATCCTGAAATCACCTGTCATGTAATTAAACTATGACAATGATGTGAAAGAATAAAAGAACgtgaaattattttctttctttctttgtgataCATGCTTGTCAGGTAGTATGATAAATTATAATGTTAGACACAGACTTGATGATGTGCTTAGTCAGTACCTGAGTCACACAGTTCAGCAAGAAGATAAGAAGAACACTTGCAAATATGGACACATAGCTTCCATGTAAACAGACGACTGCCACCCCCACATTTTTACCCATCTTAcccctgaggaaaaaaaaacagacatctcCCAAAGTGCCAGATTGATCGGTGGATTCTTTAACACAACCGAAGCCGTTAGATGAACTTACGAAGACATAaagatgacaaattaaaaaatgtttgttgtgatccgagtaaaggaaaaaaaaaaatgctcattatAGTTTCCTTTTCCTCACAGATATTCAAGAGTGTTACGAGGTGACCTTGCAACTGAACACGGAACAAACTGTTGTGAAAGAAGACAACAGGCGAGATGCGTGGGAGGTAAATTTCCTGTTTCACATTAtagattttgagaaaataagcTTAATGTTTACACGTGCTGTTGTGTGCTGTTACTTGATAGCCAACAGTAGATGTCATTACCTGCGTCCCTCGCACTCCTACGTGGATAACATATCACCATGAGTCATGGTAGCTATGACTTCAACCTGGTGACTGAGTGTCAGACAGAGGAAATGTTGGACGGGGGCACCCATGGGTACAGGGAGAAGAAGAAATTGGAGTCAAAAGAGCGCTGATTACCATTTGCTCATCAGTGGGTTGCTCTCATGAAGTCAGCCAGTCCTGTCATTATAATAAGTGTTTATAGTTGCATGGTTATTTAGAATATTTTTAGTGTAGGATGCAGAACTGAAGGGAGATTTTATGTAtgcttaaatgttttttaaatgcagaagaAGCATCGTGGAGGCAAGtgatataaaaacacacacacacacacactctggttACATACAGACACGTTTTTGTCACTTATCCCTTAATGGCCTTTTAGATGGGTTGGAACCGCTCCTTTGATATCACTTGTGTGCTTTAATGTTGCTTTGCAACTTTCCTTGAGCTCTGCCAAAATGTTAATGAAATTGATCTTTGGCTGACTTCAATAACCCATTAGCTGAAtgatctttgttctttttttttcttttttttttttagccaagaTAAATATGCTATAGCTCCTATAGAATAATGATGACAGCATGAGTATGCCTAGATATTTGCTTGCACTCAAGCGTAGTGCAGTTTCAGTCCCCATGAAGTATGGACCggcacagagaaaaaatgatttcaattttccaacttttttaaatgtaatttcaaaaatgtaatttaagacACAATGGCcagctttcattcttttgaGCAAAGAAACCAGATTCTTAAACTGACATTTCAGATTAATAAAATTATATGGGCCTGAAATACCCTTCAAAGAGACTGTCCTCATTTAATCCATCTTATTAACATACTCAGTAAAACCCAGTCtgtatttcacagtatttagagctgtgtgagtgtgcagcagtttattgatAGTGTATTAGGAGCTGATTTCAAATCTCCTGCAACACCACAATAATTGGAATGGGTACTTGCCTTTAGAGGACTGGAGTCTTGGTAGCTTTGAAAGACGACCAGTCGCCGTCATGAGAATACTTCAGAGGAGGAAAGAGCCCACTcataattgtttttaaaagcttttctcAGTTTTAATGTATAACAAACGCTTTGAGTGTACAGAAATGTGTCTGGAGACATCCAGCGTGCTCTCTAAAAACTGAGCTGCAGAAGAAGCTAAATGTAGCtgtatcaaaacaaaacaaaaagcttgtGAGCTTTTGGCCTTTATTTCCAAATTTATGGGTGAGCTGCAGAGAGGAAGCATGgggaaaaataaagacaaagatGATCTGCTCCCTATGGTTATGTGGCAGTCATCATAAGTCACCATGCCAAACTCGACAACTGTCTTAGTTCAGGTATGAATGCTTGTTTTGACTGAGACCAGGGATAAGCTCAGACTTAGTTCATCCTTAGCAGATATCCTTAATCTTCCCATTTATTCTTATGTAGTAGTTATGATGATCTCCTAACATGCCTGGCATAAACATCGATTCCCTACTTTTTCTCAGTACCCATTTGTCACCTGTTCACCCTGAATGGGGatctttaatattttacagagctttggtgtttgtttttttaatgcagatgaattgttgtGTGTTCTTCTTTGCAGATTAATTCATTGCCTGATGCAGCTTTTTTGATGCTCATTATTTACCAACTTTCACTGGTTTCAATGTAAGAAATGGGATAACATGTAAAGGGGCATTCTGAAGAGAAGATGGTGCCAATATGGGGTTTATataagtaaattaaattaaacaatcCTAAAAATAACCAACTCTGAAAAAAGACTGTAAACTCCAGACTGTGACTTTTGTATGACAACTGACCACTGGGAAGGCATGCTGGCTCACACAGTACCTCCTAAATGACTAATTATGTCCAGGACATTGTCAATTTTCTGTTTAGCCATTCAGGAGCTTCTGATTTTTAGGCGATTGTTACAGCAAATAAGCACTGGATTATTCTAATCCACTTGGCTGCAGCTGCCCTGCATGTTTGGATTGGTGGGATCTATAATAAATTTCAAACACATCCCAATAATTtgattgattctttttttttttttttttgtgagtgcaCACGTGGTTTCACATCATGTGGGGCCTTTTTCAGTGCTTTTTGGCATATAAAAAGGAAGGTGATAGAAATTTAGTCCTCACATGGGATGAAAGGTTTAATCTAACACTATTCCTTTACAACCCCTCCCCCAAGTCAATCACTTAATGTCAatgtggtttattttttttatttatgtaagtCTGAACTGGATTATGACCGGTCAGTTGAACAAAGGAACTGCACTAAACTTGTCATCTGCTTGATTGTATTAAACTGACGCTGCAGAGCAGAAGATTGTTTTTATAGTCAGCTGttccaacatttttaaaaagtaaagtaatTATTCTAATCCACTTGGCTGCAGCTGCCCTGCATGTTTGGATGTTAAAAAAGTAGCCCTGGTTGGAAATCACTGGAATATTCGAGCATAAATCGTTGCTTATTGCAGGGCCATGTGTTCAGAATCTGTCTCTCCCCATGGTAGAGGATCTAAACCATGAATTATGACTGTGGCTTGAACTTTACTCCGCCATCCTAAGCGCCTTGCCGTGCATCTGTGATCCACCCTGTTTTGCTTCTAATTCAGTGCAACATGCCTCTTGACCCCCCCATCCTTCCCTCTCTGGATCCCAGCTGCCTGTGAGGCCTATAGGTACAGTCCTAGAAAGAGAGAAGCTGATGGAAGGATGCAGCAGTCATAGTGGGAAGTttaagggagagaaagagagctgtTTAATGGACACTCAATGAGGTGCTCATCAGTATTCTAGCTATGCTGTCACCTGAGTGGAGGATGGGAGGAAAACTAAATGAGTCTGCAAATTCTCTGATTTGGTGcagagtagcaggtgagagtgGAGAATAGCtcctttgaaaaataaataaaagaaactatAAGAGAATAAGTTGTTTTCAGTAGtggttatttaatattttggttGCAAGAAATTTTGTAATGGCATTAGTTTGGTTTTATTGGGTGATTATCATTAAATATCAAAACAATAAAgccaaaatattttacatttcagaTGCTGCAtgatttgaaataattaattgaaGAACTGCACaattttatatatgtatgtgtccatgtgtgcatgtgcaaagGGCATACTGTTAGCTTCCAGCATTAGAAGCAGCAGGCTACAGTAAGTagcctccaatctcattgtacatcctgtatgatgacaataaaggcattctattctattctaagtgTCTGCCAGTGTTAGTTGACCtgcctgtccaaaatgtgggaAAGGGAAAACTGACTGAAGtagctgtttgtgtctgtgcctAAAGAAAATGTTGGAAATCAGAAGGCTGCTTATTTGACATTAATTTCCAACTCTCTTACTGTTGCTTCCAAAGATGCCAGGTACAGCTGCCTGCATGCTTAAACACTAGTCTTTTTAACTTGAGCATAAGAACagtgttcattttaatttaaagatgttGGATGAGTGTTAAGGAACTATTTATTTGAACACATTTTTGCACCGGTGATGGCCTGCTCTAAAGGCTGCCCTCTGCTGTCAGTTAAGGGTCTGTTTGGTCTAAACAGTGCCAGTGGTTTTCAGGTACTGCAGACTGTAGAGCTCTGTTAAAGGCTTTGGTCACTGTGTTTAGTTTGCTGGTATTTTATATTGGCTAAATGTTAGTAGTCGTAATATGTGAGATGAAGTCATCTAGTGATGTTTTTTGCTCctc
The sequence above is a segment of the Archocentrus centrarchus isolate MPI-CPG fArcCen1 chromosome 10, fArcCen1, whole genome shotgun sequence genome. Coding sequences within it:
- the LOC115787286 gene encoding disks large homolog 1-like; amino-acid sequence: MVHKYDTARAVRLLKQYQANLTSPEEQALKNSVGKVSSILGSQLFQALLDIQECYEVTLQLNTEQTVVKEDNRRDAWEPTVDVITCVPRTPTWITYHHESW